A region from the Cannabis sativa cultivar Pink pepper isolate KNU-18-1 chromosome 9, ASM2916894v1, whole genome shotgun sequence genome encodes:
- the LOC115723141 gene encoding U1 small nuclear ribonucleoprotein C, whose product MPRYYCDYCDTYLTHDSPSVRKQHNAGYKHKANVRTYYQQFEEQQTQSLIDQRIKEHLDQAGAYHQVGAAYNQHLLAQRPRLPVLPTPMMPHMPGGGPPMLPGMIRPPVLPRPGPGAPGGYGLHPNMPPMLAPPGAPPGAPPGAPSMPGQLNSLPRPPTINVPSAIPGTAAPASSMGAPSQAPPGMYQANPAPPSSGGYDSFNPSTQATDSNQ is encoded by the exons ATGCCTCG GTATTACTGTGACTATTGCGACACTTATCTAACCCATGATTCG CCATCTGTTAGAAAACAGCATAATGCTGGCTACAAGCACAAG GCAAATGTACGAACCTACTATCAGCAGTTCGAGGAGCAACAAACCCAAAGTTTGATTGACCAAAGGATTAAGGAACACCTTGACCAAGCTGGAGCTTATCATCAGGTTGGTGCGGCTTATAATCAACATCTACTTGCTCAGAGGCCTCGTCTTCCTGTTCTACCAACACCTATGATGCCACACATGCCTGGAGGTGGACCACCAATGCTACCCGGGATGATTAGACCTCCTGTTTTGCCTAGACCAGGTCCTGGTGCTCCAG GAGGCTATGGTCTTCATCCAAACATGCCACCAATGCTGGCTCCTCCCGGTGCTCCACCTGGGGCTCCTCCTGGTGCTCCATCCATGCCTGGCCAATTAAATTCTCTCCCGAGGCCCCCAACCATTAACGTTCCCTCAGCCATTCCCGGGACAGCCGCACCAGCTTCTTCCATGGGTGCCCCCTCGCAGGCTCCACCTGGGATGTATCAAGCCAATCCAGCACCACCATCAAGTGGAGGCTATGATAGTTTTAATCCAAGTACTCAGGCTACGGACTCTAATCAGTAG